The Silene latifolia isolate original U9 population chromosome Y, ASM4854445v1, whole genome shotgun sequence sequence CCTAGCATTGTAATTCCCATACTCCATTGCACTTACATTCTCCACTCCAATTCCTTCTTCGATCATGATGGGGCAATTTTCCTCCAAATGAGGACCTTAACAATAGTTGCATTCCACTTGATTCCCCCATCCCCCATCCTTGTTTGGATTGTTCACTATCATATTCTTCACTAAGTGAGTCAAATCATTCACACTTTCCTCAAGGTTTTGAGTAGATGAGGAAGAGGTTCCCATTGAAGAAGTATTCCTTGTTCCCTTTTGAGTTCTTCCATAATTCCTCGTAGTAGAGGCAAGTCTCTCAATGATTTCCTTGGCATCCACTATGGAAAAATTTTCCAACCCTCCTCTGGTAGCGGAATTGACCATTCTTTGATCATCTTGGCCCAAACCTTCATATAAGTTCACAAGAAGATCATCATCGCTCAACCCGTGGTATGGGCATTGAGCTACCAACTTTttgaacctctcccaatactcatacatggTTTCACCATTGAGGTCTTGTTCTATGGTAGTAATGGCCTTCTTAGCACGGTTGTGACGGGCATCAGGGTAGTACTTCTCGAGAAAAGCCGCCTTCATTTCCTTCCAAATTCTTATAGATCCCGGATCAAGATAAAAGAGCCAATCTTTGGCCGAATCCAACAAAGAAAATGGGAAGGCCCGTAATTTGAATTGATCCTCCGTCACCCCATTCGGAATAGCAccttcacacatcatgtgaaaTTCCGAAAGGTGACGGTTTGGGTCATTCCCCGCATGGCCATGGAACTTAGGCAAGTTATGGATAAAGAAGCGTTTGAGTTCGAAATTTGCATTGGCCCCTAAAGGGGGATAGGTGATACACAAGGGTTGCTCATCATAATTCCTTGCTCGTATCTCCCGGATGGTTCTCGTGTCATTCGCCATAGGGGGATACTCTACTTCAATCGGATTTACTTCAATAGGTTCTTCTAAAGGTGCTTCTTCTACTCTATGTTCTCTTTGTGCTCTTTGGTACCAAGGATTAGTAAATAACCACGAACATGCTCCAAAATCATCCTCTTCCACGGAGGTTGATTCACCGTGTTGTGGAGAACTAAACATAAACCTTCGCACTACACACACAAGTTAGAACTTCCACTTACTTatcaaaacaaagaaaagagaatTAACTAAcatgcaatttaacaatcaagcctttagttatgttgcccttccccggcaacggcgccaaaatttgatagcaATAAAAATAGGTGTCGTAAAATgctagaattaacctatcaaattaacaatttataagcctaaCTCAACTCTACACTATGCTATTAAGGATAttagtaaagggaagtaagggtcgaacccaagagaagggatttaagactaaaaactcgaattgtaaactattgactactaagtaggtctctactactaattaagatcctaatgacaatttaaacttaacaaaaggcactaatcacaaacaatgggtattaacaaagatcaactagtaggaaacatagatgaaaaaggattggttttgggaaacaaacatgggaataaGAGTAAAGGTTGAAGATCTTCCTATTGAGACAATTCcacaaacaactagtatgcaagattcaatatTAAGGGGAATACttgatgtaattctctcttagtaacccaGCAATGGTAAAGAATGACTCTTTTTACTCTCTCACAATTATCTACCCAATACTATCtcctcaagatgttgatacatgtaaattaaaccatctacacatacccttcaagcttaagcaacaaatcattaaaccatgaaaggagattaagcatgagcattaagaatttgccaaaagatgaagctaggatcaattcctcataagattaaaccatacaaatgagcaaaagacaTGGACTTTTCTATTTGTTGtaagaatcctttaaaccaattcaacaaacaacaaacctgcttcaacaatcccaactaaattaGACAATCTCCTTAggatttgcactagtcaagtgaataacatgcaaggatggccaacccaaatattcaattactcaacataagaaattaagcacaagaaaagagcattagataaattaagagaggtttaagagtcttacaatcaccaaagttggatactttgatcaaattacatcaagcaaagggaagattagccttccatcttcttagaaaaacccaagaaatgaagaaagattaacatccaaagctaaaagattacaactttaACCCAAAATAAAGTGTTCTTCCTACTACAAGTTTCtagagattattcaataattagatgataactaggtcttcaaacaagaggagtatttatagggcTGCACGAAATTCTAGGGTAATACGGAAATTTGGGCTTCCATTTGAGCCAACGGGCTAAACAAAAGTCACGAGTACAGCACATCGGCAGACTGCCGGCTGAATGGCAGACTGCCGTGGCAGACAGCCGTATAGATGGCAGACTGCAGTGGCTGGTGGCAGTCTGCCAAAATTCCTGAATGCAAATTATTTCTTCACTTCCTCAACACGAGTTCTCCACTACTTAGCCTTCATGCTTCCTATCAAGGAATGTCGGCCCCACAACTGGTTCATGTAAGGTCGTCTCCGCGTGATTGCTTGTCTACAAGGGTGGCTAGAGGTTCGTGCTCGGGATTCCGGGTTCTCTCCTCATACCAAGCTCCACACATGAATCAAGAGGCATTAGTTATGACAATTATCGGGACAGGAAGATCAACTCTTTATTCCGACAAAATGACCCTTAATTAAGACATACTTGGCCTAAGAAGGCCCTAGTGACTCGACACTTTTTGACTCTATCAGGATACAAAAATTCAACAAATATAAAACATCGAGTTAGTAGCGGCCTTTAGATTCGGATAACGAGAAAGAGTTTACATATAAATTTTCTTAAGACTAAAACTAACTTTCACTATTGACAGAAGAGTCATATTTTATACGACGGATCTGAAAAATTTGAAATCGAATCATATTATAGTGTAGAGTTGTGCTTATACTAATATTGAATGAAATAATATATCGATGAGATTTCTCTTTAGCGACTTCGAAGCTAGCGGATTGACTTGGAATAAAATGATCCGCCCCTATTTTGCTTAAAAACAAATACCATTATATTGACGAGATGATATTTTATATCTCTATTATAGATAAGGGAGTATTCTATTAGACCCTTTTATTATTAGCAAGCACAATCTATGAATTTTCATTTGGCAACCAATACATTTAATTATGCTATGTCATAATAAACAAATTATTACATTAATTTGTACAACTCCACAATATTTATGACCATAGCAAATTAGCGGTCAACGAAGAAAATCACGGAgtacaagtgtgcaacaaattAATGCATATTGACTTGTACTGTACTTTTAGCATTTATATTGACAtggtttaaaaataaaaatatttgtTGAATTGGCGTTTAAAGGGGGTCAAACACCCGACCGTTGGGTAAGAAAGCAGGTTCTCAACCACTGAGACAAAACAATTAACATGACATTATCTGAAACTAATATGTATATGTATCTAAACTAATGGGGGATGCAGACGCACCCACTGCACACCCTGTGGATATGCCTCTCCGTAAAAGAAAAACACCAACTCAAAGCACCACTACAACCAACAAATACAACACCACAAACATCGCTACCACCAACAAATGTAACAACACAACAATAGCATCAATAACAAAGATAATAATACAGCCCTAAAACTAAAATTTCAGTCTCGCACCCCTAGCTAGCAACTGAATACAGTCGGAAATGTAATGTATCGGTcggaaaatatttttttttttaccacaatcGTGGCGGTATGAAAATGATGGCCGGAAAATAAAATTGTGTTTTCTAGTAGTGATTATGAGTACATGCATCATATCAAGTCAATATCGGGTTATGGGGTCGGTTCAGGTTAAGATCGGGTTAAGACGAATAAAGTTGTTATCGGTTTATTAGGTGAGGTTGGATTGATTTTGGTTCACTTGATTTCTGGGTTCTGTCGAAACGCGTTTTAGTGGTTTGGGTTGGGTTCAGATCAACTTTTAGCTCTAGTTGCAAGTCTTCATATACGAGTTACGGAATGCGGTTTGACACGAAAATAGTAATTAGCCCCTTAACTTTGCTCAATAGTGAAATTATGCCCTTGGTTTCTTTTATATCAATCAAGCATAACTTTAATCGAAAGAAAAATTAAACCCCATTTTTTAATTTGATTTGTAATGAATATTTCaccaaaattcattttataatccaattaatcaaatataaaactcAATTTTAATAACCTTATAACTTTTATACTATATTttccctcctattcacaataaacttcTCATTTCATTTtaacacaaaaattaaggaaacacactaccccaccatataaataaatttggaccatacaaatacactaccccaccatacaattaaatttggaccacacaaacacttaccaaaaaatgaaatagggaagttattgtgaatagacggaaaatgaaatagggaagtttatattgaataggagggagtataattgtAATAGCAAGTATTTCTAATAATTTTACATTTATTtaacaatcaatcaatactatatatatatatatatatatatatatataatccggaaatcaagggacttcaatataattaaataaatctatacagattaattatattatataattttTAATCGATAGCGTTGTGTAATAGACCTgaccaagggatttcaatgtaaatattagggttttttgataactactaccTTTCTAATACAAGgttttaagaactactaccaacataatttttgtttcaaaacTACTACCACTATTTTTGCTTCGGATcaaaaacactaccaaatctccTAATTAAGTCAGAACAGTCAATCTGAGCCACTCAATTTGAATTCCCATCTTAAGTCATTAAATATCTTCCTTTTTTACCCCTTCCTCCCCTTTTAAAACAATCCTTTTCTATCATTTCCTTTGGTCACTCTCATTACAAATCTTATTACACTGCCATTTATTTTCTTCATTTTGTTCATTCCAAAATCTCTCTTCTCCATTATTTTTTTCTTATTCTCACATCCACTTTTAATCTCATTCTCTCTTTGCATCAGGTaactactttttattttattttgttttcaattCCTTTAATTTGTTATTTGTTGTTATTTCAATTTAGGGTTTGTTATACCCAGATTCAATTAGCAGAAATGTCGAAGGGTTTTGTTGGTAAATGCAAGTGCGGCATTCCATTGGCATTACTGAAGTCGTCCACTGTAGAGAATCCAGGTAGGAGGTTTCTCACCTGCAAAAATTCAAACCCGGCTACAAACATGCGAGGATGTGGATTTTTTAAGTGGTATGATGAAGTACAAAATGAATGGCAGAAGGATCTTATCAATAATCTGATATTGGAGAAGAAGATTTTGGAGTGCGATTTGAAGATGCTAAAATGTGAAAATGCTCAATTGCAGGAATGTTGTCAGAATCTTAAAGAAGCTAATGATCATTTAATTAGGAATTTGAAGACTCCTGGTGGTGAAAAGGAGTGTGTCAGTATGGTTAGGTATTGGTTGTCATTTAGGTGGTTTATGTTTGTTTGTGTTGGAATAGTTCTTGTAAACATCATGTTGAAGCTTTGATGATGGATGACATGTAATGGTGTAGCACTCAAGCTAAAGCTTAAGATAGGTTGATGTAATGTCTTGAGCAATTCTAAGTTGTAACTCTTTCAGGATAATATCAATAAAGTCTTACATTGTTTTGCATACTTCAAAGCATAAAACCCTTACATAATTTAAAGCATAAAAGTCTTACATAATTGAAAGCATAAATTAAAGGTTCATTGTTTTGTCTTAGCTAATTGAAACCTACAAGTTTAATCTTCAAATCCCAACTTTCTCCTTGGATGTTGGATTAGGGGAGCATTGTTTGCACTTGCTTGACTTTCTTGGTGCTGAGGTTGTTGGCTACTACTGGCTGCATTAATGCCTTGGACCATTGCTGCATCTTGTTGCCTTTTTGCTGCCCTTCTTGCAACTCCATCTCTCACTTTGTTGCTCCAGGCAGAGGTGCTTTTAGATCTTGTAGTTCCGAGCTTTTCAGTCTCATGAGTCATGGGGGGATTCTTACAAGTCTTTACATTATGACCTAACAGTCCACATTTCCCACAAGCTCTTCTTTGTGTCATTTTTTTTGCTGCCCCACTGCTTTCCTCACCTGcctctcttcttcttttcttcatttttgGCCTACCAGgtaactttttaaaaggaggtgGGAGAGGTGCTACCTGTCCAACCTTTTCCCAATCCTGGTAACCTGGCATGGCTGCTATGGCATGCTCAAAAGCTCTCACATATGTGGCCTTTGTGTAAGCTTCATCCACATAGTCCAATACCTCTTCTCTTTGATCCATAATGCAGACAATGGCATGTGGACATGGCAACCCACTGAGCTCCCAATGCCTGCAAGAGCATGTTCTCTTTCCCAAGTTGACAGCTTTTTGAACTCCTTTGTGTTTAACTTCATACTCACCACTGATAGAAGGAATAAAGGTACAAAACCTTGACTCATTGTCAGCCCACTTTAGATATTTAGTCACAAATGGCATGAATCTTCCCTCAAACCCCTGAACCCCAACTCTCTTGTCATAGTGCCTCTTCATAACATACCTCCTTATCCCTTCCATGAAAGTTATTATTGGCTTATCTCTTGCTTCTTTCAAAACAGCATTGAAAGACTCACACATATTGTTAAGTAAACTGTTGTTCTTACTTGTAGTGGTGAAGGCATGTCTTGACCAATGTTTGGCTGGAATTGAGGCTAGGTAAGCATTGGCATTAGGGCTCAAAAACTTGATTCCCTCCATCTCCCTTTTGAATTCTACAATGGTAGTGGCTCTTGCAGCCTTCCAAAAAGCCTCCTTATAAACTGGACCACTATATTGTTGCTTGAAATTTGCCCAAATATGTCTCACACAGAATCTGATCTCAGCCTTTGGAGTGACTGTGTTGAAAGCTTCAATAAGACCTTGTTAAAAAAGTAACAGTGTAAGATTATATTAGGCAATATAGATCAAATGCTATCAAAAGATAATAGTAGAAGAGAACTAACTAACCTTCTGCCTATCAGATATTATTGTCAATCCTGCACCTTCCTCCTTCTCTATATCCTCCATTAGAAGGCTCAGAAACCATGTCCAGGTTTCTCTATTCTCAACCTCAACAATTGCCCATGCCACAGGGTATATGTTGTTGTTAGCATCCATTACAACTGCTACTAAACACATGCCTGGATATGCCCCTTTTAGATGGCACCCATCAACCCCAATAAAGGGCCTACACCCAGCCAGAAACCCAACTTTACAAGCTTTTAGACACACATACATTCTCTGGAAGTGTGGAGGTGGATTCTCAACATTATCAACCACAACAATGGCTGTTGAGCCTGGGTTGTACTTTATCAAAGCAGATGCATAATCCCAGACACAGCCATATTCATCATTACCATCACCATACAACATCAATTTTGCTTTTGCTCTAGCTAACCATGCTTGGGAATAGCTGATATtcacccccaaatccctataaaCACGTCTTATAAAAACACTTAAAAGCCAAGTTGGATTTTCTCTCCATTCCTCAAGATATTTGTCAGCCAAATATTGAGATGAGAGTTTTTTGTTGTAACCTTTGAAGGAGCAAGTGTGTTTCAGGTTCATTGTTCTAATGACTATGTACTCCTCCCTTGATTTCTTAGTTGCATGAATTCTATAAGGACAAAGGAATTTCTTGCATACACACCTAATCTTGGCTCTTACCTTGTCCCACTCACACTTACATTTATATTTGCAGTAAcatgttaatcttgttttcccATTGTGCAAGAAATAATAATCATACCAACTACAGGTTCATTTACCACAGATTCAACAACCACAGATTCATCAACCACCACTGAGCCACCCTCAACAGGTTCCTGATGCACAAATGTACCCTCAACACTATAGTCCCTCACCTCAGCTTCTTTGGCATTCCCACGATTCACAGCTCTTCTAACTGGCAATTTTTTAGCCTGAAATTTTGGTGGCAAAATAGTCTGTATGGGTTGTATGTTTAAGGGTTCAAGGACCACCACTTCATCTTCACTCTCTTGCTCCTCAGAAGGAATGGGTCTTTTATGCCTTGGGCTTTTTCTTAAGGGTATTGTAGGATTGGGCTTAACTGTAGGGCCTTTCCTCTTTTGCCCAATAAGTGGTGATATGTTGCCATAAGTTCTGGGTGGGACAGTTGCAAAAGGTATAACTCTTGTGGTCACATATAAGTCCAACCTATTATCTTTATCCCTTGACTTTAACACATCAGTCATATCCCTATCACCAAGTATAATTGTTCTACCAACACTCATTGATAACTCATGCTTCCTGTACCAGATAAAGACACTTACATTTTGCCCCACAATCTTTTTGGATTCAGTTACTAACATGCAGTAAGTTAATTTAGAACTCAAAATCCCAGTAAATGGTACTACCACTCCACCAATGTATTCACTTATACCATTTTTTCTTTCAAAATGACCACCACAATGAGCCTCACATCTATATTATAAGGGGTCACCATCCTAGAAAGAATAAATACACAATAATCAActaattaaaaatttgaaaattagggtttaggtTTAAAGTTTTAGAAATTGATGATTTCAAATAAAGTATCAAACACAACAGTCGAAATATTgtaaataaacaaacacaattaaatgagtttaattagaTGACTTAATTAAGTAATTATTTAAGCATAAGAACATACCTGGAAATATGACAGCAGCGGAAAAGGATGAATTACGCAACGTAGAACCGGGGAAATTGATTACCAGGTTCCCAAAATATTGTTGAAGATGAGTTTAATTAGATGGAGATGAATATGATCGATATAATTAGATGAAGATGAATATTAAAGGTTTTCCCCAAATTGAGAGGAATGTGAGGTTGAAGTGTAGATTTTTACAATAAAAGGTAACTTATGGTCAGATGGTAAAATTAGGGGCAAAAAGGTCTCTTCAGTCAAAATATAGGGTAGGAATTGACTGTTCTGACTTAATTAggagatttggtagtgtttttgATCCGAAGCAAAAATAGTGGTAGTAGTAgttttgaaacaaaaattatgttggtagtagttcttaaaacCTTGTATTAGAAATgtagtagttatcaaaaaaccctaaatattatatagttttggttgaagtataaatttagagaaacCAGAATATGgttattttccttaaaataaacatgtcacatttatgatattaattaatataaagatgttaattatttaacatacacaaatataatataagtaagttatattttggaaactattaaaagtaaataaatcaagctagatttccgTAATTATTTCAATTTGATTtaatgtatatatataatatcacTATTAGAAAAATGACATTTGGCAAGTAAAAATGGCTAGGTTATTGCAAATAACCGTAGCCTATTGCAAATGGCTACGGTTATTGATAAACAACCGTAGCCAAATGTATGAAAGCAAATAAGAGGCAACGGTCATATAAGTAACCGTAGCTttaaataaaaaatgaataaaaaatattaatcatTGGTCTTATATTCTTCCTATTACTCTGACGACCATCGTTATTTTCCCACACCCAAAACCTAACTCTTCCATACCAGATACGACGCTAGCTGCCACAACGACCTTATTACCGCCAACAGCCACCCGTCACCGACAACCATCACGTTATTGTCGGCAGCCACCTCTTCACCTCTTCACCGACGACCCATATCCATCTCGGCGGAATTCGTCAACCTTCCACTTCTCAATCTTTAATCAGGTATGATTTTTTATTTCAATTATCTTTAAATTCATCGTAATTCATATGGTTTTTAGAGGATTTGTTTTCATTTGTCACTAAATTTGGGTTTTCTATGATGTTTGCGTTTTGGGATTCAATTATTTTTATCATGTTAGGATACAATTAAGTTTTCTATGAAGGGTATTCAGCTAAACCATTAGCGATATTCATGGTTAATCGTTATTTAATGGTTATTTCATGGGTTAGTTACTGCGGTTTTGATGGGTTCCATGAAATTTGCAGTTTTGAATACAATAAAGTAGGACTTTCAAATTTGaggtatatatatgtatatttgaTGGCGGAAAATCTATTTATGCTTGATTGTTACTGCCAAAACTAAGTATCATAAATACTTGGAGTAGATTTTCTTGAATGGAGAAAGATATATCAATAATTTCCAAAGATGGCTTTGTTAATAATGCCATGTTGAGTGTTGTTATGGTTTGGTCACTCTATGCATTAtgactgttgttttgtttctgCAATTACTCTTTACATTTAGTTTCTGGTTTTGGGTTGTGATGAATTGGGttcaaagattacaactttggTGGCTTTTGTGGGTAGTTAAAATAGGTTAGAGTTAAAATGCTTCTGATGAAGTCATGTGGCCAACTTGGACAGTGTTTAGCTTAGTGATGTCTAACCTGTCATAAAATATGCATCACTGTTAAGTGAAGTTTGAGTTGATATTAGCAAAATATGTAATGATAGTGTATAATGTGTGCTAATCATTGGAGACTATTTCAGTTTAGTCTTACAGGCTGTGATTGGCTTGGTTCAGTTTTCTTCGAGTTTCAAATTATATTGGGTTAAATTTGTATGATTTTGTTTAGCTTAGTTCAGTGTTTAGCTTAGTGATGTCTAACCTATAATCTTTCTAATGTTAAGTTAACATTTTGTACTCTGATAATAGAATTTAGATGTTGCGATTGTGCTCTTGTTGCTCAGAGTTTGCCAGTTTGCCAAATTGCTGAGTAGAGTAGCAGACAATATCTTAGAGCAGTCATCATCGTCATACTCACTACTCAGTCCTACCTTTTTTTTCATCTCCTAAGTGCACTGCCAACTAAGTAAGTAGACAGTCTAGTAAACATATGTCGCTTCAAATCGTATGTCTATTTTCTTGTTATAGGCACTCCAAACTTTTGACAATACTAACCTCTTTGTTCTCGCTTTTCAACTGAAAAAGGTGATTATTAAGCTAATCACTTATCACTTGATGCACTATATGATATATACCTCGTAGTCTATTGATAATCTGTTTTTCTGAATTGAACAAGGTGCAACATGACAAAGCATATGTATTTTGACGCAGAATCCAAAGACAACCACCCTAGTTAACTTTCAGGTGAGATGCTTGTTCTCTTAAACTTGACTAGATACTTTCTCATTTTGTACATTTCCTTtacttttcttctatttttctccaCCATGCTCATTTTCTAACTCCGTCAAAATAATATTCACTTACATGTTTAGAGCTGGCTGGTTAACTCTAAGAAAAAAAACATGGAAATTGGCTGACAATGAGCTTTTTTCTTATTCGAGTCTTTCTTTGCATGTAGTAACTTTTCCTTTTCAGATGCTATCATTTATCTAAAAGTCAACAAACATTTATTAATGTGAAGAAGGCATATAATGTCTTACACTTGATCTTTGAAGTCGTCACTGGCCATTCGGATGTCCACGACGACTCGATTCCCCTTATAACAGATTCACCCTTGTAAGTAATATTCTTTTGAGGTTGAGCAAAGGTTGATTGTCTTTATAAAATTGCAGATTTGTGACATGGTGTCTGTGACTCGTATTATTAATGCAACTCTTGTGATCCCAGAACTCGATAAAAGATCATTTTGGCAAGACTCGAGGTATCTCAGTTTTTacattcttattccatatttatACTATGCCTCATTGAGTAATTTGGCATGAGACAGGGCATGACTTTATCCGTCTGATGATTCTTTTTTCATAATATATGGCAGCAACTTTTCAGATTTTTTTGATCACGAGTATTTTATGAGTTTTATGAGTGCCTTGACAAGCTACCAAATGAACTTTTAGCCGCTCCTCGTGCGGTATAGCATTTTCGAAGTTAGTATTTGCTCAAAATCTTATATGAGACCATCTTATATGAGTGACGAAGCACTACTACAGAAAACTGTATGGTTAAATAAGGGATATGTATGTATTTTTGGGTTGATCTATGATTGTTTTACTTAAATATGTTGGGTGACTATTTGGATTTAAGAGTTATCTTCTTTTCTTTTAGGTTATTCCAGATACAAAATCCGATTCTCGTTTAGCAAACAACATCCCCCCCCCTCCCCCGATATTCAGATATTACGCTGCACATAAGCTTGAATGTTTAGTGTGGTATGTTTTTTTACTACTCGTCTTCATTTTCACACATGTTTatcttaattttattttaattccaATCTCCAATTTTTATCCTTAAATGTATTTTTTTCATCTCCACCATGTGCTTCAATATAAAGAATGAAGGCTCTAGCTTGAATGAAGATCATAAACACTGGGATGACTTTTTGTATCAAATTTGGCAGGTTGGGAAACATGTGTTGTGTAGCATTAAAATCACTATTAGGAGTTGTACCTAAGAAACCGTTGATGGGTAAATCAAGTCTAATGATGCTACTCGGATCATGGAGGAATATCTGTAGCTTCAGCAATCCGAGTAGAATATGCTTATTTTGTTTAGCTTTGAATATTGGTGTAGATTTGTAATGGCAATTGTAGGTTAAACATTGGTTTTGTAATTAgttattattttaataaaaaaattcacattcaacaaaaaaaatattggattttttttaaaaaaatttagtTGAGAAATGGCTACGGTTGTTAAAAGAGAACGGTAGCCTTTTATCACCTTATGGCTATGGTTAGTGGCTAATAACCGTAGCCTTAAGTTCACTTATGGCTACGGTTCACAACCGTAGCTTTTTCATCTCCACTTAAGGCTACCCCCTAATTTGCTACTGTTGTACAACAGTAGCCTTATGTCCATTTTAACCGTGGCCATATGTCATTTTTGTACTAGTGAtatatttataaaattatataagtctcttaaaattgcatgcctaaatagtaaaagtaatcatatgttagtagtgaaaagaattgtagtaacattattagatatagtattgtgatagtaatcactTATTTGAATAGTCAAACTAACAATATTAGCAGTTAgcaggagtagtgaaagtaacagaagtaacaacgagagtagtgaaattatcaatattaatgcggcagtattgaaagtaacaataatcacg is a genomic window containing:
- the LOC141632521 gene encoding uncharacterized protein LOC141632521, which encodes MNLKHTCSFKGYNKKLSSQYLADKYLEEWRENPTWLLSVFIRRVYRDLGVNISYSQAWLARAKAKLMLYGDGNDEYGCVWDYASALIKYNPGSTAIVVVDNVENPPPHFQRMYVCLKACKVGFLAGCRPFIGVDGCHLKGAYPGMCLVAVVMDANNNIYPVAWAIVEVENRETWTWFLSLLMEDIEKEEGAGLTIISDRQKVSLIEAFNTVTPKAEIRFCVRHIWANFKQQYSGPVYKEAFWKAARATTIVEFKREMEGIKFLSPNANAYLASIPAKHWSRHAFTTTSKNNSLLNNMCESFNAVLKEARDKPIITFMEGIRRYVMKRHYDKRVGVQGFEGRFMPFVTKYLKWADNESRFCTFIPSISGEYEVKHKGVQKAVNLGKRTCSCRHWELSGLPCPHAIVCIMDQREEVLDYVDEAYTKATYVRAFEHAIAAMPGYQDWEKVGQVAPLPPPFKKLPGRPKMKKRRREAGEESSGAAKKMTQRRACGKCGLLGHNVKTCKNPPMTHETEKLGTTRSKSTSAWSNKVRDGVARRAAKRQQDAAMVQGINAASSSQQPQHQESQASANNAPLIQHPRRKLGFED